In Bos indicus x Bos taurus breed Angus x Brahman F1 hybrid chromosome 23, Bos_hybrid_MaternalHap_v2.0, whole genome shotgun sequence, the genomic window ACATCGACAACAAAGAACAGTCTGAACTTGATCAAGATTTGGATGATGTTGAAgaagtagaagaagaagaaactggtgaagaaacaaaaatcaaagcgcGTCAGCAGACTGTTCAGATGATGCAAAATCCTCAGATTCTTGCAGCCCTTCAAGAAAGACTTGATGGTCTGGTAGAAACACCAACAGGATACGTTGAAAGCTTGCCTAGGGTAGTTAAAAGACGAGTGAATGCTCTCAAAAACCCTCAAGTTAAATGTGCACAGATAGAAGCCAAATTCTATGAGGAAGTTCATGATCTTGAAAGAAAGTATGCTGTTCTTTATCAGCCTCTGTTTGATAAGCGATTTGAGATCATTAATGCCATTTATGAACCTACAGAAGAAGAGTGTGAATGGAAACCAGATGAGGAAGATGAAATTTCGGAGGAGCTAAAAGAAAAGGCCAAGGttgaagatgagaaaaaggatgaagaaaaagaagatccCAAGGGAATTCCTGAGTTTTGGTTGACCATTTTTAAGAATGTTGACTTGCTCAGTGATATGGTTCAGGAACATGATGAGCCTATTCTGAAGCACTTGAAAGATATTAAAGTGAAGTTCTCAGATGCTGGTCAGCCTATGAGTTTTGTCTTAGAATTTCACTTTGAACCCAATGAATATTTCACAAATGAAGTGTTGACAAAGACATATAGGATGAGGTCAGAACCAGATGATTCTGATCCCTTTTCTTTTGATGGACCAGAAATTATGGGTTGTACAGGGTGCCAGATAGAttggaaaaaagggaagaatgtCACTTTGAAAACGATTAAGAAGAAGCAGAAACACAAGGGACGTGGGACAGTTCGTACTGTGACCAAAACAGTTTCTAATgactctttctttaatttttttgcccCTCCTGAAGTTCCTGAGAGTGAAGATCTGGATGATGATTCTGAAGCTATCCTCGCTGCAGACTTTGAAATTGGTCACTTTTTACGTGAGCGTATAATCCCAAGATCAGTGTTATACTTTACTGGAGAAGCTATTGAAGACGATGACGATGATAATGATGAAGAAGGCGAAGAAGCGGATGAGGTAATGTTTACCAAATGAGCAAATAATTCTCTGTTTAACACATTGAGAAGCAATTGAGTGACTTATGTATTCCATTGGTATATTAATTATTCCATGATACGggataaaaacttttttttggaaAAACGTGGTTTTAGAATTCTACATCCAAGCAATGTATGTATGAGGTTTCAATAAATATACTgcaaaactcagaaaaaaaaaaatgcaccttaAATTGTTTTCCCCATAGGCAAGGTCACCTTTACTTAGAACGAATCATTCCATTTCATAACCACAAATGTTCTGCGATTCTGTAGCCTTACTTTCCTAGAACTCCTGTCATCAGTGTCTTTCAAGGACACACCTGTCCCTGGCTTTGCTGTgccctgcatgcatgctaagtcacttcagtcgtgtcctattctttgcgaccctgtggaggCGCCCCATGCATGCCTAAAAAGGAACCCTTCTTACATGGTGGCATATGCATTTGCTTTATCTACTAGGAATCACTAGTGAATAGGGAGGGAATGTGTAGTGATGAAGGGTTGTTTTAGGCAGACAGACTAGTATTTCCAAAGATTCAGAGGCATGAATGAGCAGACAGTATTCAGCACAAATAGCTCTTATCTTTCCTATGTTTTTTTGCCTAAAATTTCTTACACTCAAAAACTGGAATTAAAAGACTTAAAATGCAAATGCCTCCTGGAACTGCCCCATCAACAATCCTATTATACGAAATTGTGGTAAGTCCATCAGGCAACTGGTATAATGCCAACCCAgttctttcctgttctgttgGGGAGAGAAGATAAAAGGGTAGTGCCTCAAAGCTACCAAGAAGTGAGGTTATAGACATTGACAAACTTGGCTGACTCTGTACTTGAAAGATTGGTCTATCTCCAAATCATTAACCAAACTGATCAAGTGAATTATAGGCATGca contains:
- the LOC113881164 gene encoding nucleosome assembly protein 1-like 1, translated to MADIDNKEQSELDQDLDDVEEVEEEETGEETKIKARQQTVQMMQNPQILAALQERLDGLVETPTGYVESLPRVVKRRVNALKNPQVKCAQIEAKFYEEVHDLERKYAVLYQPLFDKRFEIINAIYEPTEEECEWKPDEEDEISEELKEKAKVEDEKKDEEKEDPKGIPEFWLTIFKNVDLLSDMVQEHDEPILKHLKDIKVKFSDAGQPMSFVLEFHFEPNEYFTNEVLTKTYRMRSEPDDSDPFSFDGPEIMGCTGCQIDWKKGKNVTLKTIKKKQKHKGRGTVRTVTKTVSNDSFFNFFAPPEVPESEDLDDDSEAILAADFEIGHFLRERIIPRSVLYFTGEAIEDDDDDNDEEGEEADEVMFTK